GTACATTTACTGAAAACTAAAGTCCAGTGTGCATTCaagaaaaatgttcaacatgtattaaaaaacGTTGGACATatattgaaaaaaatgttcatcatgtacgAATAAAGTTCAATGTGTATAAAAATGAAAAGGGGAAATGGAAGGAAATAAGCAGAAGAAAAAGTAAATTCTTTTGTAACAAAtcaagaaaaaagtttaaaaaTCTGTAAAaccgaaataaaaaataaaaaaataaatacagGATATAAATAAGAATATAAAAATCAGAAAAAGGTACAAACCAAAAATCGAAATAAAAACTAGGTTTTCTTTGCCTAATCCTAGTGGAATGCTAATGACGGCAAAAATAATCGGCTGAAACCGTTAGAGCCAGCTCTAAACAGGGGTCGACCCAGTGATGCTCGAGACATTCGCCTGCAGGGAAGCTCTATCACTTGCAGAGGATCTTAATCTGCATAAGATCACGGTGGCGTGTGACAGTCAGGGAGtgatcactggtagaaaaagggcctatagtcccggttcgtaagggcctttagtcccggttccggaaccgggactaaagtgtcggtactaatacctcccccctttagtcccggttcaatccagaaccgggactaaaggccctccacgtgggcagtgcgcagagcccagtcaggagaccctttggtcccggttggtggcaccaaccgggaccaataggcatccacgcgtcagcacttctgtggctgaggtttttgtttttttcttgaaaggggggggggggttgggggttttggggggttaatttaggtgtttcatatattgtgttagctagttataattaatagagagaagtgtcctctgttatgtccgtgcttggtcgacgctacgtactgtacatacgtatatagagaggactagacatgctagctagctagtaagcaaagaaggaaacagaagatcgtcatgaacatatatgcatatatacagagagaagtgatatcgaccacctctccttctccgagagattggtcgaacaacaagttctcgtatatctatctgacactaccggctacatatatacaataattatctcttacaaatataatcatacggactcagggtccacatagaattctccgtcttcaggaatcacgtggtcaagaaagaataccgccaattcctcttgaattgctcgcatgcgagctggtgctaggagttcatcccgcttccgaaacatctaatttgaagaagggggtcaatacatatatatatatatatataaatgaatgaaactcaacacaaatgatggtaataaaataaaattgtgaatgttgttatttacatacttcatattgttcgttagagtacccgccctgctcacaggtcgtgtggcggatggactcgcggatgtagtatccacagaaatcattctcttgttcctgccacaaccactttacaagaaatagaggtcaatcaaactgataagcaagaatgctaaatggtattgatgaaactagcgcttgaatcactaggagatgcgcggaacatgctactatagtacttactttcgggtgtctaaattctagctccttcggcagtcccggaactgttttggtaaattttctccaaaccctgccggacaaagaaaacaattacttcatatcaggaaatgaacaaagttgccgatatggtggataatgatcgatttaacttacttcttgaggatttcagtcatgtccgcatactccttgggatcttttcgtttagagttcaagacggttactactccctgatcaagcttaatctctaggagaatatagtggaaactgcacacacatgcataactcatgaattacattactataaccttgactaatatataagggaaaccgaatacgcacaagacagtaacactcacctgaagttgtaaggaaagagtattatatctttgttttgatttattacgaacgatcgtagcaagttggcctcggtagctgcggcatgaagtttaacctgagttgcatctatgagatatgtgttaatgaacccaatatcaccgacttgtcttttcttcaattcggcgatcttcaatctgcataatatagtgacgatgattataaatacatgcaatgaaagagctaatctatgtagagaaacttaatgacataagtagtactacttacagacagtagcaggcgaccgttgttttatcgagggccaattgattgaaaaactgatagaagtcctcaaatggaacaggcaacagatcaattccaacgaggtcatgctcctttttaactttcacatacaaagtactcctccccccagagtctctgcagattttcaagtaccaatcatgcaatcttcgcatcatcgttgatagagatctttcatctttgatgagaggcttcccgtactcgtatctttgtatctgcacctccatgggttcataatgtacttcgtcgggcaggtaatctacaagatttctataaccgggcaccatcctcggatcattatcgacgttgtggctaggcaccttgagcggggggcacgattgcttcgcttgttcgccgagctgggcaatttgtttcccagctcgtcgttctttcagcctttgatcactggcagtacttcccgaccgctccgcttcggcaaattcctttccaataatgcggtcatagtttcctttcggcggatcagacttcggtggttttgtcagggcagccagagtgcgcttcactttcacccgatctaccttctcctccggaggtggatgtttctttgctttcaccccttcaaagaagttcctcacttcttcttgcgcgatctcggcgttctcctccagggtcctctcatatggtaacttctctggagtcttcagagaaggaccgaatatgtatgtcctcccgcctctgattgtactgctagacgccgaccgagcagacggagcggttgtcttctttacttgcttaagcggcggaggagaaggactacgacgcgccggagcagctggagcggcggcaggtctcttccgcccttgctgacgaggcgaagaaggaggaggctggctgctcgggcgcgtcggcgcaggcggagaaggaggcggagtgccgccacgcgccggagaaggagccggccgagggccctaatcgtcactcaccggaggaggaggcggtggaggcggagtgccctgactcgccggaggaggaggaggaggcggtggcgtccagttcggaaggttgatgagctccttccgccataggcatggagtcttcagagcagaccccagccgagtctccccttcaccggtagggtggtcaagctgtaggtcctcaaatccctccgttatctcatccaccatcaccctagcatatccttctggaatcggccggcagtgaaaagttgcgccgggtttagtaggataaacagagccaacagccgccttgaccttcaaattcatccattgcgtcataaggtggcaattttaagactccgttatagcatccacgggatagctggcaggagccgtcaaggcatgctccagctgaagcagctcggtggaagccatgctgcttctgcgctgagatggcgtggtagcttcgggggaggcttcggcagtacgtttgctgcgatttgcttctcgttcttctatcgcgtctacccttgcttgcagcgcctgtatttgggtctgctgcacttttttcctcctctcataggatttgtaaccgcctgcgtccggaaacccaaccttccacggaatggagcctggcgtgcctcgtgtccgtccagggtgctcaggattcccgagggccattgtgagcttgtcgttcATTCTGTCTAGAAAGAacatcccttcctgcgctgcttcgatatactacttaagcttactgactggtatgtccatttgatcgttcgtccaaatgcacttccctgttacagggtccagtgttccgccagccctgaagaaccaagtccggcaacggtctgaccagttaattgtctctggttcgatccctttatgaaccagatcattctcagtcttggactacttaggccgggctacgaggtagccacctgaccccgtgcgatggtgaagcttcttcttcgcagcattttgcttgtttgtcgccgacatcttcttactcttttctgatgtcttgtgggccacaaatgcgggccagtgatctctgatcttctcatatctgcccttgaattccggtgtctcattattttcgacaaacttattcagctctttcttccacctcctgaatagttctgccatcctcttcagagcaaaagacttgattaatttctctttaactgggttctctggattatcctcaggcggtagggtgaaatttgacttcagctcagtccaaagatcatttttctgcatatcattgacataagacacctcagggtcttctgtagccggcttaaaccattgctggatgcttatcgggatcttgtccctaaccagaaccccgcactaagcaacaaatgcgctctttgtccggaggggttcaataggttggccgtcgggcgcgattgctatgatctcaaacttttcatccgagctcaactttttcttcgggcctcgtctctttaccgaagttgtgctcgattcggagggctagaaaacagaacaaagacttaattaatatgtgtacataccaaaacaatgaatgcatcatctgcgggtgtgtctgtcaccgtacatccattgtcggttcatctgcgtgcattatatataattaagtgtccaaattaatagaagtttatcatcacattaaaaccaaagtgcatacatagttctcatctaacaacatatagctctctagagcatctaattaattaaaccatacattgaaactatgtaaaacatttcaacgCGAAAACagatgcgatcataatcgcaaccaagataacaattgatccaacggcataatgataccaagcctcggtatgaatggcatattttctaatctttctaatcttcaagcgcattgcatccatcttgatcttgtgatcatcaacgacatccgcaacatgcaactccaatatcatcttctcctcctcaattttttttattttttccttcaacaaattgttttcttcttcaactaaatttaacctctcgacaatagggtcggttggcatttccgattcacatacatcctagataaataaaatctatgtcacgttggttcgcataattttcataaacaataaatgaaccaatagttataaagataatgtacataccaaatccgaataatagacaggacgagggccgacgggggcgaataccaaaaccatcgcactatataagatgcaataataaatgtaagaaaatgatacaagtatctatctaaacatacaagtaagaatatttttcctttcagaaagaagataagaacaagaggctcaccacggtggtgtcggtgatgagatcggcgcgggtgatcgacgggggtgaagacggggacggggcgtgacggaccgctaaatctagacaaatctcgaggaaaatggagcttggaggtcgagcttcgagaggagaaagcttaagtagtgtggctcgggcattccatcgaacacctcatgtgcataggaggtgagctagagcaccacaaagccctctccccctcggccagaaaaaacagagcactgtgctctgctcttgcgcgaagGGTTATATATAGGCaccttattggtcccggttggtggcatgaaccgggactaaaggggagcctttggtcccggttcaagccaccaaccgggaccaatggtggtgggccaggagcgaggcccattggtcccggttcgtcccaccaacagggaccaaaaggtccagacgaaccgggaccaatggcccacgtggcccggccggcctcctgggctcacgaaccgggaccaatgcccacattggtcccggttctacactgaaccgggactaatgggctgagccgacctggaccatagccctgttttctacttgtGGATTGACGACATCAACAAGGGGACGGGAGGACCCCATGCTACTATAGTACATGAAATAATAGGGCGTAAGAGTGGTTTTTAGTTTTGTAATTTCATTCATGAGCATAGAAACTATAACTTTGAGGCTCATAAGCTCGCCAAGTTCTCTTGTAACCTGCAATTAGGTAGACATGTGTGGTTGGGAACTTCTCATGACCCAACAGTTGTACCTATGAACATTGCGTTGGAATAAAAAGCATGGCGAGTTCTTCTCAAAAAAAAATGTGTGACGCCTGCGGTGATTTCCTATTCAGCCAAAATcattaattaaggagtactcgttgcaaagaacactccactttcccaggtcgcaacaaatggcgcacatgcagcgcgtcacttgtcgcaacctaggagttttccctttttttcgtagatccgtttatttaaaacgttttatctcttaaaccgtgcgtccaaatctcaaaccgttttcaccgttggattcctcgtgtcgagatcttcaaaactagatcccatgttgatatgttttgacgaacttttttttcacgaaaaaaaccgggcaaaaaaaaccgggcgaaaaaacGAACCGGGAGCACGATTTTTCCCTTTCCAAAAgaggcatgcccgtgcctctcgTAAAATCACAAccgtgcttctcgtggaagcaaaaccgtgactctcgtgtaatgaaaaaaaaaacagaaaatacatttttttcgtttccgagaggcacggccgtgcctctcgcgaaagcaaaaccgtgactcccacgaaagaaaaaaaaacagaaaacgcgtattttttccctttccgagaggcacggccgtgactttcgcgtaagcacaaccgtgcctttcgcggaagcaaaaccgtgactcccacgaatgaaaaaaaaaacaaaaagcgtgttttgtttttccctttccgagaggcacggccgtgactcttgctaaagcacaaccgtgtctctcgcggtAGAAAAACCATGACTTtcacgaaaggaaaaaaaaagaaaacacgttttttcgcaaaaaaaatattttttttcgattttttttatcgaaaagttaagaaagaccgggggaaaaccaaaacgttgAAAAAACCCGGAAAAAACCCGTTTAAGAAAGCCGAAAACGCgtgaggaaaaataaaaaaaacaaaatccaaagggagcgtccagagcgcgacacatggcgaatggctgagaacgcgccaagtggcgctgatcgttgcgaggctcccgaagaagcgctcgttaactagttgctcccctaTTCAGCGCCTGACGTGCTGGTTAGTTTGACAAATATTACAGGGCTCTCACGCACGTTTCTATGAGCGAACCCATGTAAGACCTCCGGTGTTGGGTTGCATCCAGTTGTctttttttttgtgtgttttttgcTGTTTCTTCTATGTGTTTGTGTGGTCcgttttcttatttatttttctgtttcttCGTCTTTTTATTCTGGCCGTTTTATTTTTACGTCTCCAGTTTTTTTATGAGGATTCCTCAAATATGAGAACATTTTTCCAATTGAGAATTAAATTTCAAATTGCGAGAATGTTTTTAAAATGCATGAAGTCCACTAACTTTTTAAAAATTAAGGAATATTTTTCAAAatgcataaaaaattcaaattagtgaacatatttttcaaaatcttgaacttTTTAGAATTTCATGAATTGTTTCAAATATATGACTTTTTCACAAGTTGTGAACTTTTCTGAAAAATAAAAAATTCCACATTCATTTTTTTGTAAAAAGAAATATGAACCATTTCAGATTTATGATTTTTCAAATTTCGATGGTCAGCTGGTTAACTTGGTAAGAACCAACCGATTGACCGAACGAGGGATGGCAACCTTCATGTGTTGTTGGGACGACCCAGGATGAGCACCAGCTTGTTTAACTAGCACTAAAGGCGCCGAGTATGAGGTCTCATGCCTACGGACTTCTTTGCCTTACGTCTAAACTCACACActacccccccaccccacccccacccccagcgCTCTTTGGGCCGGCCCAATGTAGCTGCCCTACATGTGGTTTTAATTTCTTCATTTCCACCATTTTTCTTTCTATTGCCTTTTCCGTTTTTCTTCCTTAATTGTTAATttgttttgccttttattttaataTTATATTTCCTATTAATGTTATCTTTTAATAATTGATGAAATTTTAAACTAATTATGAATATTTTAgttaataaaatccaatatataTTTCAAAAGCATTTTTCAACACTTTCattattttttaaatgatggaAATATTGTTTTCAAAAACTCATGTATATtttcaaaattctaaaatatttcttaaatttatgaacatttttaattcaTCAACAATGTTAATTTCATGGACATTTTTTAAAACTCAAAAGAATATTTTTAATATCTTGTCAGCCGCTGGTTTTGAAAGATAAGTCTCAAAACTGTCCGGCCCAGCCTTCCTGCCCCACTATGGTGATGAAAACTGTCCAAATTGAAAAAAGAGTGAAACCACTAGTTGGGTCGTCGCACTACATGCAAGGTGTGTGTATGATCGCTTTCCAACACCTTACACACGGAACATGACCTCTCGGCTTCTTGATGCATGTGCGGTCATGCACTCGGCCCTGTAATGTTGAATTTCAGCCTATGTACCTTGTGTTCAAAACATTTGAGTTCATCACCAGAGCCTATGTTAGTATTTAATCACTGGAAAAAGGGTCCAATCACTATTGACTTCTTTAGGTAAAACAAGCTAATTGGACGCACGTTGCAATGGGAATATAAAtattttgtacgcaatcaccgTGATTAGATACCAAAAAATGGACACTTGATGCCAATTGAATTGCCAAGATCAACACCTATTGACTTACCAAAGAAGCCATGATTTCATTTGGTAAACCAATAAAATGTGTGTGGTTTTCAacgaaaaccagtggtaaaaactACATGTGGAAGGAAAAAGAAATCAAACAGAAGAAGAGAATGTATGTGTGAGGGTTGGAAGGAGGCGGGTGAAATAGGGAACTTTGTATCTTTTTTAGATGGTAGAGATTGGCCGTTAATAGGACAAACGAAATGGGCGTTGATCTAGCAGGACCGCTCTTCCCCTCCACAGAGTCATGCACAAATGTGTGATCCCTCTGTCGCTACTGCATTTAGCAAGCTAAGTGCCAAACATTACCTGGAATAGCTATTAAGAAATGAAGGTGTAATAGTAATACACCTTGCTTTAAACTACATTTCACATGGTGAATAGGGTGGCATCTTAGTTCTCTTTGATCCAAAGGAGCGGTTGTGAGAACAAAAACATATACGGTAGATAAGGTAGATCCATGTCACACTATTATTGAATCACATATGTTCTCAGTTAATAGTCAATTCAAGTTAATCTCTTTGTAATTCCTTATGCTCATCGTATATATATGCATTCAAACATAATACTTATTTCTTTCCAAAAGTATATGACCATGCTACTTCTAACTGAAATAGCTAGAGGTGAGTTACAAGAATGATGTTGATTTATTTTGTCTATACTGCAATGCTGTGAAATTTTCTTTGATGCTGATGATTTCCGCATAAACATCTTCTGTTGTCGGCCGACTCTTGGCAGATATCTCGGAGCACTTTAGGCCAAGTTTTGCTAGTCGAGTGAGACACCATTTTGTTTCAGCCATTAGAAGATTTTCTCCTCCTTCTCCATCATATGTGATAAAACTTGGTTCTAAGATTTCACCAATTTCCCGTGAAAGTGTTGTTTCCACGAAGTTGTGAAGGTTCATACCATCCTTAAACATAGCATCTGTTGGATGCTTTCCTATGATCATCTCTAAAAGAATAATTCCGTAGCTATATATATCACCCTCTGTTGAGATCTTGTACCCCATGCCATATTCTGCAATATTACAAAAAAGTTTCTTAAGAAATATTCACTTAATTGAGAGGGATGATAAACATTCCAGATGATTTACATGTCACTAACTTTGCATGTATGTATCTATAATATATCAATGATATAAATGATGCATGTGCTTACCAGGTGCAATATATCCAATTGATCCTCTCGGTCCAGCAATATTTGATGACTTATTAACCCCCGTTGAAGAGTCTCCATGAAGAAATTTTGCGAGTCCAAAGTCACTAAGACATGCAACCATTTCTTCACCAAGAAGGACATTGCGTGGTTTCAAATCACAATGAACCAATGGAGGACTACATCGATTATGGAGATAATCTAATGCAGCAGCTATGTCCATAGCTATCGTTATCCTTGAGCCCAAACCCAATGGTATTTTTGGGTTGGCTTTGTTTTCTTCTGGGTAAAGCCAACTTTCTAGGTTACCATGTTCCATGTACTCAAGAATAAGTGCTTTGAACTCATTTCCTCTTGGATCAGTGGTTGAGCATAGACTAATCACTCTAATCAAATTCCGGTGGCGAATGTTTCTTAGTGCATCACACTCAGCGAAGAAACTCTGTGATGCTCCAAGTTGGTCAAGCTTGAATACCTTAATGGCAATGGATTGAAATTCTGAATTGCCTTTGTATACCACTCCAAAGCTTCCTGAACCAAGAATACTGGATGCACAGAAACCATCTGTTGCTTTATATAAATCCATGTATGAGTATCTATTATGCTCCCTGAAAAACTGGGTAACGTGCCCCTCAGTTTTAGTACCTTTATTCTTTAGAAGAATGAATACAAGGCATGCCAGGGCAATTACAACAATAGTAGTAAGTGGAACCAGTATAGTTACGACATGTGCAGTGTTCTTCCTTCTGGAAGCTAAGGTGGTGCAAAGTGGCACTTGTTGCATTGGAGAACTTGCACACAATTTTTTGTTTCCTTGGACGAACACTGCACTTGAATTGGCGAAAACACCGCCTTTAGGGACTACTCCCTCAAAGTCATTGAAGGATAAGTTGAGAATAAATAAGGAGGTAAATGACTCCAAAAAATCTGGTATTTCACCAGACAAGTTGTTTTGAGATAGATCCAACATATTGATTCCTCTTAAAGTCCCAAGAGACTTTGGAATTTTTCCCCGCAACAAATTTGCCTCCAAAGAGAGAGATTCCAAAAGAAGGCATTGGCCGAGTGTGGAAGGAATCTCACCTGATAATTGGTTGTTGGATATACTAAGTGAATTCAAATTCATCAAACTACCTATCCGAGTAGGTATGTTCCCACTGAGTTGGTTATAGGAAAGATCCAAACCTTTAGAAAGTGTTGAAATGGAAAAGAGTTCTGACAGGATGCTTCCAAATAACTTTTTGGAAGAAAGGTTCAGCAGCAGCAAATTTTTACAACCTTCCAAACTAGGAGGTATTTGACCGGTCAAATTATTTTCCATGAGATAAAGTTCAGTGAGTCGCTCTAGTTTCCCAATCGATTGTGGGATATCTCCGGAAAGTTTGTTGTGGGATAAGCTTAGTAGTGACATATTTAGAAGATTTCCAAGGGTATCAGGAATGCACCCTGAGAGTGAATTAATTTGCATTACAAGAGCAGTTAGGCCTTTGAGTTTTCCTATCTCCGAAGGTATTTCACCAATCAGTTGGTTTTCAGATAGGAGAAGCACCTCTAAGGTGTTTGAAAGATCACCAAAAGAAGTAGGCATTGACCCCCCAAGGCCATTAAAATCCAAACACAACATCTTTAGTTTAGTACAATTTGTTAGAGAAGACAAGAAAGCCCAATCTCCAGATTTAAGCATGTTTGTGCCCACGTCTAGAATTTTCAGCTTGCTCAAGTGTCCCAATGGAGGAATAATGCCAGTGAGTGAATTTTGACGAAGGTCTAAATTTTGGAGGTTTGATGCATTGCCCAATGAAGCAGGAATTGGGCCATCGAGTTGGTTTCCTCCTAGTATCAACTCAGTGATGTTTGGAAGAGTGTAGCCAATGTCCACAGGAATTCTACCAACAAGTTGGTTGAGACTAAGGCTAAGATAAGTAAGGGAAGTGTTTGCGTAAATTGCTTGTGAGACGATGCCCGAAAAATTGTTATCTTTCAAGTTTAGTACCTGCAAACCTGAAATCTTACCTAAGCTCTCTGGAATGCTTCCTTGGAAGTTGTTTTGAGCAAGTTGAAGGGAAGATAGGGAAGACATGTTTCCAATTGAAGAAGGAATGCCCCCAGAGAGGTAGTTTTTAGTTAGTGAGAGGTATTGCAGTGATGTAGAGGTTTGAAGGAAAGGTGGGATAGATCCTGAAAGGTTATTATGTGACATATCTATGTAGGAAATGGTTGTGCTATTGAACAGGGCAGGAGGGATTCCTCCACCAAGGCTGTTATTTCTTAGATTGACTGACGTGAGAGAACTGCTACTCCCCAAAAACTCTGGAATATTTCCAGTGAGCATGTTGCTAGTGAGCAATAGCATAGAAAGGTTGGAAAGCAAACCGAACCTGGATGGGATGCTTCCCTGAAGATTGTTGTTGCTGAGAACAATTTGCTGGAGAAGCAAACACTCAGCGAGAGCTTGAGGGATCTCACCTTCAAGGGAGTTGCTCTCCAGGCTTATGGTCTCGAGTTGAGAGCAGGAAGATATGGCATCAGGGATGGAACCAACCAGGGAGTTCATGCTAAGGTTGAGGTATGTGAGCTGGGTCAACCGCCCGATGTCGGCGGAGATGTGGCCAGTGAGATGGTTATTTGGCATGTGGATTCTGTCAAGGAAATCAAGTTGCGCAACGCAGGGAAATATTTGACCGGTGAGGTTTAGCGACCCGAGGTCTAATGAAACCACGCGAGACGCGTTAAGCGTGCTGCATCTCACTCCTTGCCAACCGCAGGGCGTGAGAGACGCATTGCTCCAAGAAGCTAGCGCTCGCGAGGAGTCAGAGAGCTGGGACTTGAGGCAGAGAAGTGCATCCAGATCAGTGGAGTGC
The sequence above is drawn from the Triticum aestivum cultivar Chinese Spring chromosome 7A, IWGSC CS RefSeq v2.1, whole genome shotgun sequence genome and encodes:
- the LOC123151098 gene encoding receptor kinase-like protein Xa21 isoform X1, producing MPRLATHKLLLRLVFTMIPFLILLPCMHSTDLDALLCLKSQLSDSSRALASWSNASLTPCGWQGVRCSTLNASRVVSLDLGSLNLTGQIFPCVAQLDFLDRIHMPNNHLTGHISADIGRLTQLTYLNLSMNSLVGSIPDAISSCSQLETISLESNSLEGEIPQALAECLLLQQIVLSNNNLQGSIPSRFGLLSNLSMLLLTSNMLTGNIPEFLGSSSSLTSVNLRNNSLGGGIPPALFNSTTISYIDMSHNNLSGSIPPFLQTSTSLQYLSLTKNYLSGGIPSSIGNMSSLSSLQLAQNNFQGSIPESLGKISGLQVLNLKDNNFSGIVSQAIYANTSLTYLSLSLNQLVGRIPVDIGYTLPNITELILGGNQLDGPIPASLGNASNLQNLDLRQNSLTGIIPPLGHLSKLKILDVGTNMLKSGDWAFLSSLTNCTKLKMLCLDFNGLGGSMPTSFGDLSNTLEVLLLSENQLIGEIPSEIGKLKGLTALVMQINSLSGCIPDTLGNLLNMSLLSLSHNKLSGDIPQSIGKLERLTELYLMENNLTGQIPPSLEGCKNLLLLNLSSKKLFGSILSELFSISTLSKGLDLSYNQLSGNIPTRIGSLMNLNSLSISNNQLSGEIPSTLGQCLLLESLSLEANLLRGKIPKSLGTLRGINMLDLSQNNLSGEIPDFLESFTSLFILNLSFNDFEGVVPKGGVFANSSAVFVQGNKKLCASSPMQQVPLCTTLASRRKNTAHVVTILVPLTTIVVIALACLVFILLKNKGTKTEGHVTQFFREHNRYSYMDLYKATDGFCASSILGSGSFGVVYKGNSEFQSIAIKVFKLDQLGASQSFFAECDALRNIRHRNLIRVISLCSTTDPRGNEFKALILEYMEHGNLESWLYPEENKANPKIPLGLGSRITIAMDIAAALDYLHNRCSPPLVHCDLKPRNVLLGEEMVACLSDFGLAKFLHGDSSTGVNKSSNIAGPRGSIGYIAPEYGMGYKISTEGDIYSYGIILLEMIIGKHPTDAMFKDGMNLHNFVETTLSREIGEILEPSFITYDGEGGENLLMAETKWCLTRLAKLGLKCSEISAKSRPTTEDVYAEIISIKENFTALQYRQNKSTSFL
- the LOC123151098 gene encoding receptor kinase-like protein Xa21 isoform X2, with translation MPRLATHKLLLRLVFTMIPFLILLPCMHSTDLDALLCLKSQLSDSSRALASWSNASLTPCGWQGVRCSTLNASRVVSLDLGSLNLTGQIFPCVAQLDFLDRIHMPNNHLTGHISADIGRLTQLTYLNLSMNSLVGSIPDAISSCSQLETISLESNSLEGEIPQALAECLLLQQIVLSNNNLQGSIPSREHNRYSYMDLYKATDGFCASSILGSGSFGVVYKGNSEFQSIAIKVFKLDQLGASQSFFAECDALRNIRHRNLIRVISLCSTTDPRGNEFKALILEYMEHGNLESWLYPEENKANPKIPLGLGSRITIAMDIAAALDYLHNRCSPPLVHCDLKPRNVLLGEEMVACLSDFGLAKFLHGDSSTGVNKSSNIAGPRGSIGYIAPEYGMGYKISTEGDIYSYGIILLEMIIGKHPTDAMFKDGMNLHNFVETTLSREIGEILEPSFITYDGEGGENLLMAETKWCLTRLAKLGLKCSEISAKSRPTTEDVYAEIISIKENFTALQYRQNKSTSFL